The Euphorbia lathyris chromosome 8, ddEupLath1.1, whole genome shotgun sequence genome has a window encoding:
- the LOC136203723 gene encoding uncharacterized protein has protein sequence MSIIIIISFFAIFLFTNPFTSIVFAESQQCKAWLVQSIPTDMPHLRRVPGVLSTGDVLRWLAGNSSKKLDVIAQYWQLIAHPDDPLSGDYGYSKEDMRRFGSIEGSSVYQAVEDAADRNVSIRLLQHSGVYPDYTKEPNDLASGRPNVKNVTLLLGDWWGSGIVHTKVWISDTRDVYIGSANNDWKSLTQVKEVGIYLVGCPKIVKKVETYFENLWKLAHLNSSAYTSTVWDQLWQLNRTVPCWSHFIASTARCRSPLPRSVEIDHVAGYPILSDPQMFRIPIEAPGHGLSTLQPQLSYLSFAPPELLFGKYLADEQAWIDTIKSVGSGATVRINTMDWLGQSQYTKEKVYWSSLSSAISEVVFSKHATVKILVAYWAHFINNTDEYLKSLLYSNILCNSSKYNNCSGKIEIKYYIVPGYNKTGPAMNKNGSSTGNVYPAFSRVNHGKYAVSNLRAHIGTSNLVWDYFYTTAGVSFGTYNPAIVAQLQQIFDADWDSPYAVSVNGEHIDHSFSS, from the exons ATGAGTATCATCATTATCATCTCCTTCTTCGCTATATTTCTATTCACCAATCCATTTACTTCAATAGTTTTTGCTGAATCGCAACAATGCAAAGCATGGCTCGTTCAATCAATTCCAACCGATATGCCTCACCTCCGCCGTGTTCCCGGCGTTCTTTCTACTG GGGATGTGCTCCGTTGGTTAGCGGGCAACTCGAGTAAGAAATTAGATGTTATAGCTCAATACTGGCAACTGATTGCGCATCCTGATGATCCTCTCTCCGGAGATTATGGGTATTCGAAGGAAGATATGAGGAGATTTGGTTCGATTGAAGGTTCTTCTGTTTATCAAGCTGTAGAAGATGCTGCTGATCGAAATGTTAGTATCAG GTTATTACAGCATTCAGGTGTATATCCTGACTACACAAAAGAACCAAATGATCTTGCTTCAGGTAGGCCAAATGTGAAAAATGTAACCTTGTTACTTGGTGACTGGTGGGGCTCTGGTATTGTTCATACCAAAGTTTGGATATCTGATACTCGAGATGTTTATATTGGATCTGCTAACAATGATTGGAAATCTCTCACGCAG GTGAAGGAGGTTGGGATTTATCTTGTTGGGTGTCCAAAAATTGTGAAGAAGGTTGAGACCTACTTTGAAAATCTATGGAAACTTGCTCATCTTAATTCATCTGCTTACACTAGTACAGTATGGGATCAACTATGGCAGCTTAACAGGACAGTTCCATGCTGGTCCCATTTCATTGCTTCTACAGCAAGGTGCAG GTCTCCTCTTCCTCGTTCTGTGGAGATTGACCATGTTGCAGGATATCCTATATTATCAGACCCACAAATGTTCAGAATTCCAATTGAAGCTCCTGGACATGGCTTGTCCACTTTACAGCCTCAACTTAGCTATCTATCTTTTGCTCCTCCTGAG CTACTGTTTGGCAAGTACCTAGCTGATGAACAGGCATGGATtgatacaataaaatcagtaggAAGTGGAGCAACTGTCAGAATTAATACTATGGACTGGCTTGGCCAGTCCCAATATACCAAGGAAAAAGTTTACTGGTCATCCCTCTCTTCTGCAATTTCAGAG GTTGTGTTCTCCAAGCATGCAACAGTGAAGATACTGGTAGCATATTGGGCacacttcattaacaacacaGATGAGTACTTGAAGTCTCTCCTCTACTCCAACATTCTCTGCAATTCTTCCAAGTATAACAATTGTTCAG GTAAAATCGAGATAAAGTACTACATAGTTCCTGGTTACAACAAGACAGGACCTGCAATGAACAAGAATGGAAGTAGTACAGGCAATGTTTACCCTGCTTTTTCTAGGGTGAACCATGGAAAATATGCAGTGAGCAATCTGAGAGCTCATATTGGGACAAGTAACCTTGTTTGGGATTACTTTTATACAACTGCTGGTGTTAGTTTTGGTACATATAATCCTGCCATTGTTGCACAGCTTCAACAGATTTTTGATGCAGACTGGGATTCACCTTATGCTGTTTCTGTTAATGGTGAGCATATAGATCATTCTTTCTCAAGTTGA
- the LOC136202529 gene encoding BTB/POZ domain-containing protein NPY1 encodes MKFMKLGSKPDAFQAEGKSVRYVSSELATDVTINVGEVKFYLHKFPLLSKSNRLQKLVLKASEENSNEINMPDFPGGSKAFEICAKFCYGMTVTLNAYSVVAARCGAEYLEMTEDVDRGNLIFKIEVFLNSSIFRSWKDSIIVLQTTKSLLPWSEDLKIVGRCVDSIASKTSVDPTNITWSYTYNRKLSVPDNIVEDGLKFREKFESVPKDWWVEDICELDIDLYKRVMIAIKSKGRMDSAVVAEALKTYAVRWLPDRFDELVADGRTWRYKYLVETLVCLLPSEKGIGGCPCSFLLKLLRVAIFVGVDGSPKEDLVKRISSKLHEASVKDLLIPAQAPQTTIYDVELVKSLVNRYMAHEKYGQDLSVEKNDETDDFVLRNGNVQMLSVGKLIDGYFSEIALDANLPLSCFLELSQSIPDSARPIHDGLYKAIDIYLREHPDLTKAERKKICGLMDVKKLTMDASMHAAQNDHLPLRVVVQVLFFEQVRASALAQAPSTPPDASNSVTNTDEEWEKTATDGDKPAKKDTSKSKIKDEENQRNGHLMKKNSKNSKSGIQLLPSRSRRIFDKLWVMGKGLGENKSSETSGSSQSPTSLVPGDTKSSGSSSRHRRHSIS; translated from the exons ATGAAGTTTATGAAGCTGGGATCTAAGCCTGATGCGTTTCAAGCTGAAGGCAAATCCGTCAG ATATGTGTCATCCGAGCTGGCTACAGATGTCACCATAAATGTTGGTGAAGTCAAGTTTTACCTACACAAG TTTCCTCTCTTGTCAAAGAGTAATCGCTTGCAGAAGCTAGTCTTGAAAGCCAGTGAGGAGAACTCTAATGAGATTAACATGCCTGATTTTCCGGGTGGATCAAAGGCCTTCGAAATTTGTGCTAAATTCTGCTACGGGATGACGGTTACTCTCAATGCATACAGTGTTGTGGCTGCACGTTGTGGAGCTGAGTACCTCGAGATGACTGAGGATGTTGATCGCGGGAACCTTATTTTCAAAATCGAGGTATTTCTCAACTCCAGCATTTTTCGCAGCTGGAAAGATTCGATTATTGTACTTCAAACCACCAAATCTCTACTCCCTTGGTCTGAAGATCTGAAGATCGTCGGAAGATGTGTAGATTCCATTGCATCGAAAACCTCCGTGGATCCTACGAACATTACTTGGTCATACACGTATAATAGGAAGCTATCGGTTCCTGATAACATAGTCGAGGACGGGTTGAAATTTCGCGAGAAATTTGAATCTGTCCCGAAGGATTGGTGGGTGGAAGATATATGTGAGCTTGATATTGATCTCTACAAGCGAGTGATGATTGCCATCAAATCCAAGGGAAGGATGGATAGTGCAGTTGTTGCGGAGGCGCTGAAAACGTACGCAGTCCGATGGTTGCCTGATAGATTCGATGAATTGGTCGCCGATGGTCGAACCTGGAGATACAAATATCTCGTCGAAACACTGGTTTGTTTATTGCCTTCCGAAAAGGGCATCGGTGGTTGTCCGTGTAGTTTCTTGCTGAAATTGTTGAGAGTTGCTATTTTTGTTGGAGTGGATGGTTCACCTAAGGAGGATTTGGTCAAGAGGATCAGTTCAAAGTTGCACGAGGCTTCGGTGAAGGATTTATTGATTCCGGCACAGGCACCACAGACCACAATATACGACGTGGAATTAGTTAAATCACTTGTTAACCGGTACATGGCTCATGAAAAGTACGGTCAGGATTTGAGCGTCGAGAAGAATGATGAGACTGATGATTTTGTTTTGCGGAATGGAAATGTTCAAATGTTGAGTGTTGGAAAGTTGATTGATGGATACTTCTCGGAAATCGCTCTTGACGCGAATCTCCCCCTTTCGTGTTTCCTCGAGCTGTCACAGTCGATCCCTGATTCTGCTAGACCGATCCACGACGGGCTCTACAAAGCCATTGACATTTATCTCAGG GAACATCCCGATTTGACGAAAGCCGAAAGGAAAAAGATCTGTGGATTGATGGATGTCAAGAAACTAACAATGGATGCTTCAATGCACGCCGCGCAGAACGATCATCTCCCTCTCCGTGTAGTAGTCCAAGTTTTGTTTTTCGAGCAGGTTAGAGCAAGTGCGCTAGCTCAAGCTCCGAGCACTCCTCCCGATGCATCAAATTCCGTGACTAACACGGATGAAGAATGGGAGAAAACAGCGACCGACGGTGATAAACCCGCGAAGAAAGACACGAGTAAGTCAAAGATAAAAGACGAAGAAAACCAAAGAAACGGACATCTAATGAAGAAGAACAGCAAAAACAGCAAAAGCGGTATACAATTGCTCCCATCTCGTTCAAGGAGGATATTCGACAAGTTGTGGGTAATGGGGAAAGGACTCGGCGAGAACAAAAGCTCGGAAACGTCGGGGAGTTCACAGAGTCCGACTTCATTGGTTCCGGGAGACACTAAGTCATCTGGCTCATCTTCAAGACATAGGAGACATTCCATTTCCTGA